GTACGCGGCCGACGAGCAGGACACCGACCCCGGCTCCATGCTGACCCTCTACCGGGAGGCGCTGCGGCTGCGCCGCGCCGAGCCGGGCTTCGCCGCCGCGCCCGGCGAGACCTCGGACGGAAGGCTGAACTGGCTTCCGTCGGCCCCGGGCGTCCTCGCGTTCACGCGCACCCACGGCCTGATCTGTGTCGTCAACCTCTCGGGGAGCCCGGCCCCGCTCCCCGAGCACGACGAGATCCTGCTGACCAGTGCCCCGCTCGACGGCTCGGGCCTGCTGCCCGACGACACCGCGGTCTGGCTGCGCCTGACGCGATAGCGGAGGGACCCGGGCTGCGGCACAGTGGTCGTATGGACGACCTCAACGCTCTCGCCGACGAGCACCTGGCCGCGGCCCGGGCCAACGCGCACGGGCGCAGCGCGCATCTGCTGCTGCGCCAGGAGCCACTGCGGCAGACGGTGATCGCACTGACCGGGGGATCCGCCCTCGACGAGCACAACGCACCGCCCGCCGCGTCGCTCCAGGTGCTGCGCGGTACGGTCCGGCTCACCGCAGGCTCCGGGGACGTGGACCTCACGGCGGGCGGACTGCACGCCATTCCCCAGGAGCGGCACGGGCTCCTCGCCCTGGAGGACGCGGTGGTGCTGCTCACCGCCGTGAACGACTGAGCCGACCTGGAGTACACCCGCGGGATCGAGGCATGAGAGAAAGGGAGACAACGGGGACGCCGGGCACACCGGTGACGGCGTCCTGCGCGTCACCTTTTCCTACGTCCCCCGGAGTACCCGCGTGCCCAGCAGGACCGACGAACCCGTCGCGGAACGAACCGCGCCCCCGGCCGGGGACACACCGCGCAGGCGCTGGCGCACCGCTCTGCGCCGCACCCCCGTATCACTCTGGAACGACGACGTCTCCGACTGGGCCGCGGCCCTGACCTACTACGCCATCCTCGCGCTGCTCCCGGCGCTGCTCGTCACCGTGTCCGTCATCGGGCTGGCCAACCCCGGCGCCACGAACGCCCTGATCGCCGACATCACGGCCTTCGCGCCGGCCGAGTCCGGTGCGGCCCTGCGCCGGCCCCTGGAAGCGGCCACCCACGAACGCAGTGCCGTCTGGCTCCTCGTGGTCACGGGCAGCGTGAGCGCCGTGTGGTCCGCGTCGAGCTATCTGGCCGTCTTCCGCAGGGCGATGCACGCCATGCACCGGGTGAAGGACACCAGGCCCCCGCTGCGCCAGGCGCACATCATCGTGGCCTCGGCCGTCGGACTGCTCGTCCTGCTGATGGCGAGCGCCTTCGCCCTCGTGCTCACCGGTCCCCTCGCGCGCTGGCTCGGCCGCCTGCTGGGGCTCGCACAGGCCGGCGAGACGCTGTGGGCCGGCCTCAAGTGGCCCGTGCTGCTGTGCCTGGTCGCCTGTCTCATCGTGGGCCTCTTCAGCACCGGCCCGCGGTCCGCGCGCGGGCTGCGGCAGGGGCTGCCGGGCGGGGTCCTCGCCGCGTTCCTCTGGCTGGTGGCCTCGGCGGGATTCGCGCTCTACGCGACCCACATCGGGAGCTACAGCCGTCTCTACGGCTCCCTGGCCGGCCTGGTCGTCTTCCTCATCTGGATCTGGTTCACCAATCTGGCGCTCCTGACCGGCGCCCAGTTCAACGTCGAGCTGGCCCGCTCCCACGACGATTCCCGGAAGGCGGCGCCCTGAGAGGCCGCAGGGCCCTTGTGGGAGCGCTCCCACAAGGGTGAGGATGGCCCGATGAACCGGACCGCGTACGTACGCCCCTACCGACCCGCCGACCAGGAGGCCCTCGCGGAGATCTGCGTCCGCACGGCCGACAACGGCGGCGACAGCACGCATCTGTACCCCGACCCCGGACTGATGCCCGCCCTGTTCGCCGAGCCCTACGCCCACCTCGGACCGGAGCTGACCTTCGTCCTGGACGACGGCTCCGGACGCGCGGTCGGCTACGTCCTGGGGACCTCGGACACGAAGGCGTTCGTGGCCGACTTCCGCGAGATCTGGCTGCCCCGCGTGACGGACCGCTTTCCCGAGCCCGAGGGGGAACCGGAGACGCTCACCGAGGCGATGACGGCTCTTCTGTACCGTCCCGAGCGCATGGTCCTCCCGGAGCTGGAGGACCACCCCGCGCACCTGCACATCGACCTGCTGCCGCCGTGGCAGCGAAAGGGGCACGGCAGGGAGCTGATG
The DNA window shown above is from Streptomyces sp. Alt3 and carries:
- a CDS encoding cupin, with translation MDDLNALADEHLAAARANAHGRSAHLLLRQEPLRQTVIALTGGSALDEHNAPPAASLQVLRGTVRLTAGSGDVDLTAGGLHAIPQERHGLLALEDAVVLLTAVND
- a CDS encoding YihY/virulence factor BrkB family protein; protein product: MPSRTDEPVAERTAPPAGDTPRRRWRTALRRTPVSLWNDDVSDWAAALTYYAILALLPALLVTVSVIGLANPGATNALIADITAFAPAESGAALRRPLEAATHERSAVWLLVVTGSVSAVWSASSYLAVFRRAMHAMHRVKDTRPPLRQAHIIVASAVGLLVLLMASAFALVLTGPLARWLGRLLGLAQAGETLWAGLKWPVLLCLVACLIVGLFSTGPRSARGLRQGLPGGVLAAFLWLVASAGFALYATHIGSYSRLYGSLAGLVVFLIWIWFTNLALLTGAQFNVELARSHDDSRKAAP
- a CDS encoding GNAT family N-acetyltransferase, coding for MNRTAYVRPYRPADQEALAEICVRTADNGGDSTHLYPDPGLMPALFAEPYAHLGPELTFVLDDGSGRAVGYVLGTSDTKAFVADFREIWLPRVTDRFPEPEGEPETLTEAMTALLYRPERMVLPELEDHPAHLHIDLLPPWQRKGHGRELMGAFLDALHRKGVQAVHLSMLTANTLARAFYDRLGFHVIDVPDPGPLTYLGRSTGGVEPVSWAGSGWRAGESAQAAGSEG